ACAGTTGTTAcatcttatgttgttgattttagccattctgacagatgtgagataTACCTCAGTGTAGTTTTcacttgcatttctttgattatgagtgatgttgagcatcttttcatgtgcatgttggccatctgaatgtcttcgtTGGAGTAATGTCTGTTCAtaccttctgtccattttttaattggattattttttgggtgatgactttttaagttctttatatattttggatactaaccctttgttggatatgtcattttcaaatatcttttcccattccataggttgccttttagttttgttgattattttcttcattgtgcagctttttattttgatgtagtcccaataatttatttttacttttgtttcccttgtctcgggagacatatttagaaaaatgttgctattttggccaatatcaaagaaattactgcctgtactctcttctaggattttaatggttttctgtctcacatttaggtctttaatctattttgaatttattttcaggtATGGTGTAATAAAgaggtccagtttctttcttttgcatgttgccgtctggttttcccaacaccatttgctgatgagactgtttttttccccattgggtattcttttttaaaaaagatatttttttattcatttaaagagagaaagagtgagctgggggaggggtagaggaggagggaaagaatctccagcagactcacactgagcacggagtctgacatggggctggatcccacaactctgagatcatgacctgagctgaagccaagagtcagatgctcaactgactgagctaccaatGTGCCccccccattggatattctttcctgctttgtgaaagattaatttgccatataattatgggtttatttttggattttctgtcttgttctattgatctatgtgtctatttttgtgccagtaccatattattttgattactgtaactttgtaatataacttgaagtctagaattgtgatctatccagttgtgtttttctttttcaagattgctttggctatttgaagtcttttgtggttccatacaaattttaagtttgtttgtcttagttctgtgagaaatgctgtgggtattttgatagggatttcattaaatgtgtagattgctttgggtagtatagacatttaacaatatttgttcttccaatctatgaacatggtatgtttttccatttgtttgtgttgtcttcagtttcttttatcagtgttttatagttttcagagtccaGGTCTTTTagttttggttaagtttatttctaggtatattattattttcggtgcaattataaatgggattgattccttaatttctctttctgctgcttcattattggtgtatagaaatgcaacagatttctgtacattgatttttttatcttgtgattttactaaattcatttatcattcatttaaattcattctagtaattttttgggtGGAATCTcttgggttttatatatatagtattatgtcatctacaaatagtgaaagttttacttcttctttatcaATATGGATGACTTTAATTCTTTTCactctctgattgctgtggctaggacatccagtactatgttgaataaaagtggtgagactggatatccttgtcttgttcctgaccttagggcaaaagctttcagtttttccccattgaggatgatgttccctgtgggtttttcctcgaaggcctttattatgttgaggtatgttccctctaaccttacattgttgagggtttttatcatgaatggctgtagtactttgtcagatgctttttctgcatctattgagaggatcatatagttcttatcctttcttttattaatgtggtgtatcatgttgattgatttgcgaatactgaaccaccctttcaacccaggaataaatccacttATCATGGTgcatgattcttttaatgtactgttggattcgatttgctagtatcttgttgagaatttttgcatccatgttcatcaggcatattggcctgtaattctcttttttttagtggggtctttggttttggaatcagggtaatgctggccttgtagaatgagtttggaagtttttcttccatttctattttttggaagtgtttgagaagaataaatattaactcttctttaaatgtttggtagaattcccttaggaagccatctggccctggacttttgtttgttgggagatttttgaatactgattcaatttctttgctggttatgggtctgttcaaattttctactcctgtttcagttttgatagtttacatatttctaggaatttattgatttcttccagattttcaaACTTggtagcatataatttttcatagtattctcttataattgcttgtatttctgtggtgttggttgtgatctctcctctctcatttgtgattttatttgtttgggtcctttctcttttctttttgataagtctggcagggggtttatcatttttaattctttcacagaaccagctcctagtttcattgatttgttctactgtttttttttgttgttgttgttgtttgtttgtttccatatcatttattctgttccaatctttattatttcccttcttctgctggcatTAGGTcacttgctattctttttctagctcctttaggtgtaaggttaggttgtatatttgagatttttcctgcttcttgaggtaggcaggtattgctatatacttccctcttaggactgcttttgctccGTCCCAAACGTTTTgaatcattgtgttttcattttcatttgcttccatgtattttaaaatttcttctttaatttcctggttgacccattcattctttgtaggatgttctttaacctccatgtatctgtggtctttccatattttttcttgtggttgacttcaagttttgtagcgttgtggtctgaaaatatgcacggtctgatctcagtctttttgtactttcTGAGGCCTGATTTgtacctagtatgtgatctattctggagaatgtcccttgtgcactcgaaaagaatgtgtgttttgctgctttaggatgaaatgttctgagtttatctgtgaagtccatctggtccagtgtgttattcaaagccattgtttccttgttgattttctgcttagatgatgtgtccattatTGTatgtggggtgttaaaatcccttactattattgtattattatcaatgaattcCTTTACATTTGTTATGAATTGtcttatatatttgggtgctcccaagttggggcataaatatttacagttgttaaatcttcttgttggatagttccctttattatgatatagtgcccttcttcatctcttgttatactctctggtttaaaatctagttagtctgatataagtattgctcctctgtatttcttttgatgtccattagcatgataaatgattctccatcccctcactttcaatctgcaggtgcctttaggtctaaaatgaatctcttgtaggcagcatatagatgagtcttgtgtgtgttttttttaatccattctgacaccctataattggagcatttagtccatttacgttCAGAGTAATGATTgttagatatgaatttagtggcattgtatGACCTGTAGTGTCagtgtttctgaagattttctctgttcctttctagtctctgttgcttttggtctttctttcctacTAAAAGAGTCCCCCTTACTATTTCTTGTAGGgatggtttagtgttcatgaactcctttaattttttcttttttggtctgggaaactctttatgtttccttctattctgaatgacagccttgctggataaaatattcttggctgcattttccCCCactcagcacattgaatatattatgccactgccttctggcctgccacgtTTTTGTGGAGAGGTCTATAGCTAATCTTATTTGTCTTCTCTTATAAGataaggatttcttttcttttgctgcttttaggattttttatttatctttatattttgcaaatttaactaaagtattcttggtgttggcctgcttttgttgattttgaagcgatttctctgtgcctcctggatttgggtgtttccttccccaaattagggaagttctcagctataatttggtcaaataaaccttctgctcccttctttctctcttcttctgggactccaatggtatgaatgttattacactttatggagtcactgagttccctaagtctgcaTTGGTGacctaatatttttctttccctcttgtttTTAGCTTCATTATATTTcataattctatcttctatatcacttatttgttcctttgcttcttccatccttgttgTCATTACATCTAGTTGGTTTcacatctcagttatagcatttttcattttggcctgactaggttttaggtcttttatgtCTGTGTTAAGGTACTCCCTGGTGtctctatgcttttctcaagcccagctagtatccttctGATTGTTGCTTCAAATTCTGGTTCGtccatattacttatatctgtttcaattagatctctggctgtgatgtcttcttgttctttcttttgggggtgaaTTCCTCAGTCTTGGcatttgtctaggtctctgtcttctgtgtgttaTGAAAGCCTATTACGTCTCctgttcctgagagtaatggtttaatgaagaagaggtcatataatgTCCAGGGCCTGTTGCTTCAGGAAATGTCTCTGGTGTATGTTATGTGCagtctgctgctgtgttttggctgctcttttccTCAGTCAGTCCTCtacagagtttctccttgcctgcagtggggagtgtttggataTTGGCCAAAGTGTGGCAAGTTTAACTAGGTGTGGTCtagtctgcttgttaaaagagaacTGATGCtgtttcccctagagctgaagctttgtagaactctatggtcagtagacgTGGTATGTGTGGGGgctttgtgctggtcttctggaggagAGGCCTGCTGCTGCTCTGACTCTCAGGCATACTTGCCCTAGTTCAGAAGCACGTTCAGGGTGCAGGGGGGCAGGGCCAGGTGTAAGCAGTTTAAGCCTCTCGTGTTGGCTCTGTGCTGCTTGCTTAGTTTATGCTAAGGGGTGGTGGGGTAaaatggtgccagccagctcCCTAGTTCCTGGAGAGGGAAGTTCACTCCTTCTGCTGTCCAGAAAGCCCTCCCAGAAGAGTGACAATCTCTGCTTTGTGTCCCAGGGGTCCCTCAGATTGCTGCCTTTACCCTGTCTGTGTCCAGGCTGTCTGCCCACCTGGCAGTGCAGTGCACCTTGGGGTCTATCCCAGGTAGGCCggctgagttttaaaactccaaagtTTAGGGACCTTGTGTGGTGGGAATGCATCCTGCTTCTCTTGGGAAGGGTCTCACCCCACTGGGACTGATGCATGTTTGTCCCAGAGGGGAAGTTGCACTGAAGTACAGGGACATGGAGTTTGAAAGAAAGTTCAGCAAAGCACCAGTATCCCAGTTAGCCActctcagcaggtgtctctgaacctatgctgaggggcaggggagagaagtgGTACCCACTGGCTCTTTTGTCGCcagagaggcaatgccacctctcccagatgcactccaagaagggggaaCCATGTCTCCCAGTGCATCACAGGGGATCCTCAGATCACACCATCCACCTCCAGGCTATCTGCCTTCCTTCTCCACAGGAGCACCACAGTGCCCTTAGGGCTCTCCACACCAGCAATGCCATAGACCTCTAACACTTGAGTCTTTGAACTCTGCTTGTTGTAAAAACTCAAGCAAATCAGCCTCTTTTGTGTTCCTAGTCAAGGCTTTGTGGAAGTGTTTTCCTTATGTGATCCCCTggcagtcctctctctctctcactctctctctctctcctctctccatgaacagggctccttcccctccatGGCACCCGTGAcctgtttctcccccaaaccatgtctctgcacctcctacttTCTACAATGTGACCTCTTCTCTtgctctagttgtgcagtttgttctgttaGTCCTTAGATTGATTTCTTGGATGtgcagaatgatttgatatttatctagttgtgtttgagTGATGAGGCAAGCCTACGGTACTCCTCCTACTCCACTGTTTTAGCTTACTCCTATaccattgatttctgttctaatctaatatttccttccttctgctcattttgggttttgtttgttgtactttttctagctcctttaggtataaggttaggttgtttatttgagatttttcttctttcttgatgcAGCCTCTATGAGTGTTATGAACTTGGATATCCACCTCTCTTCCAcgatttgggaagttctcagacATTATTTCTTTACGTAAACTTTCTACCCCCTTGCCCCTCTCTTTTCTGTTTGGGACTCCAATAATGTgtggattgtttttctttatggtaaCCTATAATTCATGTAGGCTTCCTTcacctttttcattctttgttctttggctCCTCTGACTGGATGATAGCAAGTGAACTGTCTTGAAGTTCATTAATTCTGTCTACTGCTTTGTCGAGTTTGATATTGAAGCTCTCTATTGAATTCTTTGGTTCAGTCATATTATTTGATTCTaggaattctgttttttttttttaaattgtttctatttctttgttgaacttctcattttgttcatgcattgttttcctattttcatttaattgtcaatctgtgttttcttgtagctcaCTAAATTTCTTTAAGTTGATTACTCTGAATCTTTGCCAGACAGACCATAGATCTCCAATTCTTAGGGTCAGTCATTGGAGCTttcttagtttcctttggtggtaTCATGTTTTCTTGATTATCCATGATCCTTGTGACCTTATGTTGGTGTCTGCATATTTGAGGAACTAGACACCTCCTCCAGTCTTTACAGACTGGCTTTGGCAAGGAAAGCCCTTCATCAATGAGCCCATGTAGAAGTTCTGGGTGGGCCATCTGCTGGAGTTCTTTGCCTATTGCCTGGTTTATCAAGTGGGCTGGCCTGCTGCTTGTTTCCGCAGGGGTTGGCCCGGTGCCTGGGTCCATGAaggtggggctggaggcagggttCACTGGGGTGGGCCTGGTACCTGAGTCTGTGGTACCTGAGCCTGGGTCCTGGGTCTGTGTGGATGGGCCTGGATCCTGGATCTGAAGGCGCtgaccaggggctggggaccaCTAGGATGCGTCTAGGATCAGCCTGGTGCTGGTGCTGGCTGGGAGCATGGGTCTGTGAGAGACAGCCTCGAGGCTGGGTCCGTGGGACTGGTCTGATGCATGGGTGGGCTGGGTGCCTGGGTCTGCAGGAGCTGGTCTAGGAGAAGATTCATGAAAGCTGGCTTGGTGCTGGGTCTTCCATGAGGTTGGGCACTAACttcactctttctttcccttgatAAGGGTGTCTCTGCACACTGGGTTGCCCAGTCTTGCGGGGTGATGGGGGCTATGTGAAGTTATGTGAAATTGCTTTCCTACCCTTTTCAATGTGTGTTTTCTTATTCCTGTGCTCCATCTAGGTGCTGTAAACCCTTACCTGGAATTCTTAGCTCTTGTGAAGGTATTTTTGCACATGGATAGTTGTTCAAATTGCTGCTTCTGGGAAAGGATGAACCCTAGAAACTCCTATACTGTCATTTTGGAATGAATGTTgatagagaagagaagaggaccaGGATCTGAATCTTGGGATTTGCACTTCAACTTTaagagaatatggagaaaagatgGAACCAGTAAAGGAGACCAAGAAGTTCAGTCAGTAAGGTAGGAGGAAAGCTAAGAGAGTTTGTGTTTCTTGGGAGGCAAGTTTATAAAGGAGAAAGTGATTGGTTGTGTCAGATGTCGCTGGGAGGTAATGTGGGATGAGGACTGACCATTGGCCTGAGTAATGTGGCAAGAGATTCTACGCCATGGAGCTTGTCAGTTTCTTATAGCAATTTAGCTTGTAGTCTCAGTCTTGTAGCTCCAAAGCCAGCAACTTAGAAAAACTGCAAAGAAGTCTGAGAAGGAGTAAGTggtgaaaataggaagaaaaagagtgTGATATCTcagaagccaagggaagaaagtgattcaagaaggaagggaagatgtACTGCATAATGCtgctgatattttaaataaaatgagaactaAGACAAAGCCAATGGGTTTGGCAACATAGGGGTTGTGGCTGACCTTGACAGGAACACTTTTATTGGTGTGGTGGCAGATGCCTGTTTGCACTCAGTTTAAAAGAGAATGTGAAGAAGTAGACAGTGAGTATCCCAACCTTCTGAGAAgtttttccataaaaaataacagggaaatgggagggagaaagaggaaagagagctGAGGGGGCATGCAAAGGAGTGTTTGATTGGTGGTGGACTATGGAATCCAAACCAGATGAAGGAGTTAAGGGTGTTAAGTAGTGAATGATGGTAGAGTCAATGAGAAGCCATTTTGGGTTGAACaatttttggaaaaaaggaaggaaaaagggagtgATTTAGGAAGATAGAAAGTTGTGGTCATGCTAGGATACTTGGAATCAAGATTTTAGAGGTAGTGTAGTTATTGTAAATGACAAGGTTTAGGGTAAGAATGTGGGAGTGGGTGGTTGACAGGGCCACTGGAAGTGAGGATATCAAAAATCAAGAGGCCAGAGTCTTGTCTGGATCATCTATGTAGCTGTTCAAGTCATCAAGAAAGATAACCGTTGTAAAGTAGTGGAGTGGAAGTAAGCCAGTCGCTAATTTTTCAATGAAGCCAGGACACTTGAGGTAATAAACTGAACAAGGAGCGGTATGATCTGGTGACATGTGCTTTAAGGGAACTATAGTTTTGAGGAGAAGGGAGACAATGATCTGTAAAGGGCAATGGAGAGTGAGAAGTACACATACTCCGTCTCCAGCATCAGAAATACGTAGAGTATAAACAGCCACTGCTTGAGGGAACTACATGGGAAGCAGGTTTTCAAAGTCCTCCTCTAACTGAATCCTCCTCCAACTGAAAGGAGGTTTCAGTTGGAGGAGGACTGATATGAAAAGAATTTTCAGTGGAGAAGTTGAGGATCTAggggatttaaaaaatgacagatcACTCGGGGGTAAAGAAGGGTGATCTAGAGAGCTTATAGTACTGGTGGTGGTTAAGGTAGACAGGGAGGTAATAACATGATGCAAACAGTCCTGAAGTCCTCTTAGGGGAAGGACCATCAGTTCCAATTATTACTTCTTCTGGGCTTGGTTTCTTAGTGTTGTGGGCAGGGTGGTCAGAGCCAGTTCATGTAGCGCCTTATAGATTATGGTAGGAATTTGGAACTTAAGTAATGAGAAGCCATCAGAGGGTTTTCAGAAAGAGAATGACATgataagatttatattttagaaaagatcAAACCACAAGAAGTTGTTTTCCTCATTCCATCTCCCTACAATTTCTGTGGCAATAATTTGCTCTGCCAAATTTCTGTAGCCAATCCTGTTTACAGCTTGGCTGCTATTTGGAAGGAATGTCACGTAGTCTAGCCTGAGGTGTTTTCACTTTTGCACACAAGTTCTTATGGtctctttttcctctgtgtgtgagTAGGTCACACTTCTTGGATTCTTTGTAGTTGTTAACTTGTTTTAATGAGTAGGTTTTGAGTGGAGCAAGTAATTGCAGGTTTGAGACATTCTGTGTCTCTTTGTGTTTCCTGTTGTGACACTTGAAGCATGACATGTGGAAATGGCAGCCTGAAAAGGTGATGTGGGaagagcacatgagcagagtTTGCTGCTGACCCACAGTGGATATATAGTATGAGAAATTATGAActtttgttatttaagccactgagattttgggaATGTTTGCTACTATAGTGCGCTAGTACACCACCTCTCGTAATGCATCTTAGtaggatgaaagacttaaaatcAAATCATTTAATCTTTTGTAGTTACAAAAGGTAAACTAAAGGggagtacatttttttaaaggtatgtgTGTCTCTTAGACTTCTGAAAATATGCTCAGACTGCCTTTGTGAAAACCTGGttccactttttaatttatttacctaTGAATATccctgagaaaaggagaaaatagctCTTAGAATAATGTTAAGTAAAGTAACATTAACAGGATTTATTTGTGGCTGTGTGGTTCAAAATATGGTTAAAAGTGTTCAGAAGAGAATGAGTTTGGCCCTTTAAAAAACAAGTAGGTGATAGAAAAGCTTAtgaaaatgacttaaaatttatgtaataaaGACATCATTTACTCATTCCTTACTCTTCTATTAATTGAACACTTACTGAGTGCCGTAATGCTGCAAAGCCAGAAATCAAAACCATTGACCAGTAGATGGGAAAGGAGATGAACAGGGAAGAGGGAGCACAGTTAGCAGAGGATATGAGCCTCCCTGTTCATAACTGAATCTTTGTTGGAAGCTTATCGGGGatagagggggagaaaaaaatatactgcTTTCTCAGGTCCCATGCTCTTGGGGtctatttccttttaaagagagagagaaaaaagacccATGTTGTTCAGAAGAGATATGGGCACGGAAAAGAGAAGCTTCTTAGGAGAAGTTAGGGGCCATAGGTGGACTAATACGGGCTTTTGTATGCTCTCAACTTCATAAGGAGATTCACATTCTAAAGACTTCTAACCAAAGCTTGTTGAGAGCTTGGAAAACATGGGAAACAGGTGGAAAGCCAAGTCTACTTAAAATACTTACAAACACTTAGGAGAGTAAACCTTAAAACCGGTTAGAATGGTGGGAGATTGCATTGCTCAGTAGTTAGGCAGTTGGACTCTGGCAGAATCAGAAAGAATTGGCTTCTAATTCTAGTTCAGACACTCAGCTATGTGATATTGTACAAgctgttttgccttttttaagcTTCaggttctcatctgtaaaatagagtgGAATTTCCAGGCAGATCTCACAAATTCATGTGAGGCATGCCTTGCTAATTCATTGTTCTCAGGATACAAATGCTCAAATATCAAggttcttcacttaaaaaaaaatcagttctggGCCCCCTTATTCATTTGTCCTTTCCTCCATCTATCAAAagattatttattgattcattcaacaagtaatttattgagcacccatcATTCCTTGGCATTGCAGATGGAATTGTGTGACCAAGAAGATATTATCCCTGCACTCCTGGACCTTACAAACTAGAggtgaacagactttttttttttagagagaaagagagagagagagagagagtgtgtgtgtatgtgtgtgagttggggcagggaggagcagagggagagggagagaatctcaagcgggctccacactcagcgcagagcctgacatggggctcgatctcatgaccctgagatcatgacttgagcctaaatcaagagtcagatatttaaccgactgagccacccaggtgcaccgaAACAGGCTTTGTATATAACCATTATTGTGATACACTAGTAATGAGAAAACACAGACACTAATAATGAGAAACCATAGGGAGCATAATTTGGAGgttattcttcttttcatttctccactcttgaaattccattttatcattctcttcattttcagCTCCCACCCACCAGTATCCCACTATAGTCTGACTTCTTCCTACCCCACCCCAATTTCCACATTTGCTGAAAATGGCTGAGATTAACAACACCTTAATTGTCAGTTCTTAAAGTTTGATTCTTCACATTAATTGCTCTCTGAGTCATTTCACCTTGCCAACCACGTATGTTTCTTGAGACATTCTCTTTCCGTGAATTCCATAGATCTATTGCATTTCTTATCCCCCTGCCTCTTCTGCTCTTTAAATTTCGGGAGGATTCTTAGAGTTTAATATTTGAACATCTACAGTTGCTTCTATTCTTCTGTACTTCCTCTAGTCCCACATCAATTATTATGTACATGGAAAAGATTGCTAAATTCATAGATCTGGTCCAAAATCCAGATGCCTTGACACTGTGGCCATTTAATTTATGCAAAATGAGATTTACCTTAATTCAAAACTAAAACTATCATCTTCAcaaacttttttcctctttttttatatCATTGAAATAATGACATTTACTCAGTTTTGTTGGTTTGAAATTTTGTGCTCCTACCAACAAATTTTTTCTACccaaacttttctttctctatttttgcttGCTTGACTTATTCCTACTTGTCAAGACTCAGTTTAAATGGCATCCCCTCTGAAAACATGTATTGACTCTTAAACTCAGATTGGATTACTTTTTCATCTATAAAGCctgaataatttctttatatgAACACTTCATAGGTTGTAACTTATTTATTTCCAGGTCTCTCTCACCGGCCTGGAGTTTAACTCTTTCTTGGATATGTAGTCACTGGTAGAGAGCTTGGTGCATAGTAAGAACTCATCCATTAAGACTTTAATTCTGAAATTCTTTAAAGATTCACAAGCTTTTTGACTATATCCTTGAAGGCTTGTTTTACCTGTTGGTTCCTTAGGATGTAAATGAAGGGGTTCAACAAAGGTGCGACTGAAGTAATGACTAGAGCTACTCCCTTGTTgaatgtgttcttttcttttgctgaggGCTTAACGTATGTGAAGAAGCAGCTTCCGTAAGAAAGGGAGATGACAATCATATGGGAAGAACAAGTGGAAAAGGCTTTTGTCCTTTGCTGGGCAGAGGGGAGCTTCAGAAAAGTCCTGATGATGAACATATAGGAGAGAATCACTAGCACCAGAGTGACCACTAGGGTCACAGATGCCATAAGAAAAGTGACCTTCTCAATGAGGCTTGTGTCTGAACAGGAGAGTTTCCGAAGGGGCTCATAGTCAGAAAAAATGATTCAGCCTGTTGGATGCGCAAAAGTCCTGCCGACTCATCAGAGAGATTAGTGGTCTAATAACCATTAACCCAGACAGCCAAAAGCAGAGAACCAGC
The sequence above is drawn from the Zalophus californianus isolate mZalCal1 chromosome 9, mZalCal1.pri.v2, whole genome shotgun sequence genome and encodes:
- the LOC113922103 gene encoding LOW QUALITY PROTEIN: olfactory receptor 2AP1-like (The sequence of the model RefSeq protein was modified relative to this genomic sequence to represent the inferred CDS: inserted 2 bases in 1 codon) — encoded protein: MKKKTMLTELILLGLTDVPELQAVVFTFPPLAYLLSITGNLTILSLTLLDPHLQTPMYFFLRNFSFLEMSFTNIFIPRVLISITTGNKTISFAGCFTQYCLAISFGATEFYLLAAMSSDRYVAICKPLHYLTIMSSRVCIQLVLCFWLSGLMVIRPLISLMSRQDFCASNRLNHFFXDYEPLRKLSCSDTSLIEKVTFLMASVTLVVTLVLVILSYMFIIRTFLKLPSAQQRTKAFSTCSSHMIVISLSYGSCFFTYVKPSAKEKNTFNKGVALVITSVAPLLNPFIYILRNQQVKQAFKDIVKKLVNL